In one Gossypium hirsutum isolate 1008001.06 chromosome D09, Gossypium_hirsutum_v2.1, whole genome shotgun sequence genomic region, the following are encoded:
- the LOC107891347 gene encoding calmodulin binding protein PICBP, whose amino-acid sequence MGGKLQAEADLDYSVESETMSTTTQSSLDNQGGRNKDKIQVEKKMKKLRSIKLSRVPSTRKGNQFRAKLSGYAASSEQSTPIDMSDASPNHIHATKSENFQVLPTAESGFKLLRSVTRKSSMKFRRPQMKKFSGGTELKKKGKKSSRREVNSQDSSTHYLNETSSDMKKEQLQASSCYSGPSFDSSDQDNNISANAKQLAYPGNKSVRVVRTSSLGPLKKLTKMASLRSKRTKKCSSISDPNVERATCSSTLKGSKFPDHLEIKPGGNESDGTAGLNVCRYSYCSLHGHHHGDKPPLRRFVSMRRRAAKSQKSLKPDHRQTSGNRKKGAQTEKRVPDGDLGVAFQQTVDIREIPSIPATEGMEGSDFVDLAESVPGESSCPSHEEHLQQSNNPLKVGQQSPGTFQAFKHIDVDCSGIGEQQKANCDTPGTNIEETKRINNGDRKSIHAPGSPEGGDVTSQEFGDPSQFANLSLKPDDTYNTCVPMGKESHKDIHDAPVTGMMEEPASTIEDKKEDSDLDSGILQPRDPMASTSSTDVARKTEMENQKNFTFWKLIYRHMVTGLDAEPEIQTPRPGTNAEEQVDDLHHTHGKNDSCQEISQADKATSINDHDASNRKLEFSQSDAIKLVQQAFDKILSEIPDHSSDDQTIVSEKTSDQELLYQKQDEGKENISTSSNSIEECMVQNQEEMKIKSDKEIASEEVKAAPKEGKMSDKQMPSSWSNLKKIIILRRFVKSLEKVRNLKPKTIPYLPTAKDPEAQKIQLRHQTEKERKNAEEWMLDHALRQVISTLAPSQKRKVAMLVQAFETVIPAENGDDVRSNAAASSPTTSVQAYNEFSVDNGAGTPNENGSEISPGKLLQSEMDSTDDRGQVTVSNIACQKLTKSSPDSKETSLICSSKEQPLCVAGSEMSGTDMNKEDTNAVGENNGNEVSIVDLSLSELEKPRPADKSLTDEDAIRASNDKIFPVNEEVIPKEKISAPSSEVCNSGSEFDIKEMDLESGDSSNSPDQQPGTPEWPTEIGEGAQPKYKFLHSPLEQPESNFAADISKSERQKYTRLWYLIYKHMLSGGATENGSQRLQSLSDEEVQGDDASKHSRENDTDGHSSFAAGQDMIENYSPGCNNEIIKLVEEAIDEIPLPEIQKDTSDNQSVIGDVVPDLELPEKKHGQQEVKIISSSTGSAKETSEEAKTIRTELCSTLNSKEKTWSSKNVNTKMEAKGGTDAGIQSKKRVQRNWSNLKKLILLRRFVKALEKVREFNPRGPRYLPVDPAAESEKVLLRHQNMGDRKNAEEWMLDYALQQVVAKLTPERKRRVGLLVEAFETVIPAIS is encoded by the exons ATGGGTGGCAAGCTTCAAGCTGAAGCAGATCTTGATTATTCCGTGGAATCAGAAACGATGTCCACTACAACTCAATCATCTTTGGACAATCAGGGTGGCAGAAACAAAGACAAAATACAAgtagagaagaagatgaagaaactGAGATCAATCAAGCTCTCAAGAGTTCCATCAACAAGAAAGGGAAATCAATTTCGAGCCAAGTTATCAGGATATGCAGCAAGCTCGGAACAATCTACTCCTATAGACATGTCTGATGCGTCACCAAATCATATCCATGCCACAAAGTCGGAGAATTTTCAG GTATTACCGACAGCAGAATCGGGTTTTAAGCTTCTTAGAAGTGTAACCAGAAAGTCCAGCATGAAATTCAGAAGGCCACAGATGAAGAAATTTTCTGGAGGAACTGAGTTGAAGAAGAAAGGGAAGAAATCATCTAGGAGAGAGGTAAATTCTCAAGATTCATCAACTCATTACTTGAATGAAACTAGTTCTGATATGAAGAAGGAGCAGTTACAAGCGAGTTCCTGTTATTCTGGACCTAGTTTCGATAGCAGTGATCAGGATAACAACATTTCTGCAAATGCAAAACAGTTAGCTTATCCTGGTAATAAGTCCGTTAGAGTTGTAAGAACATCTAGTTTGGGACCTTTGAAGAAGTTAACTAAAATGGCAAGTTTAAGATCTAAGAGGACAAAGAAATGCTCTTCCATTTCAGACCCAAACGTAGAGAGAGCTACCTGTTCCTCCACACTCAAAGGTTCCAAATTTCCAGATCATTTAGAGATTAAACCAGGAGGAAATGAATCTGATGGAACTGCAGGCTTGAATGTCTGCCGATACAGTTATTGCTCTCTTCATGGTCATCACCATGGTGACAAACCTCCATTGAGGAGGTTTGTCTCGATGAGGAGGCGGGCCGCCAAGAGCCAGAAAAGCTTGAAACCAGACCACCGTCAAACCTCTGGTAATAGAAAGAAAGGAGCCCAGACAGAGAAAAGAGTCCCTGATGGGGATCTTGGGGTTGCATTTCAACAAACTGTTGATATCAGAGAGATCCCTTCCATACCAGCAACGGAGGGAATGGAGGGCAGTGATTTTGTAGATTTGGCCGAGAGTGTGCCTGGTGAATCATCATGTCCAAGTCATGAAGAGCATCTGCAGCAAAGTAATAACCCGCTTAAAGTAGGACAGCAAAGTCCAGggacatttcaagcattcaaacaCATTGATGTTGATTGCAGTGGAATTGGAGAACAACAAAAGGCAAACTGTGATACCCCTGGCACCAATATTGAAGAGACTAAAAGAATCAACAATGGAGACCGTAAGTCCATTCACGCTCCGGGCAGTCCCGAAGGTGGAGATGTTACTTCACAGGAGTTCGGAGACCCATCACAGTTTGCCAATCTGTCCTTGAAGCCAGATGACACCTACAATACCTGTGTTCCAATGGGCAAAGAATCTCACAAAGATATTCATGATGCTCCTGTTACTGGGATGATGGAAGAACCAGCTTCAACCATTGAAGATAAGAAAGAAGATTCGGACCTTGATAGTGGAATCCTGCAACCTAGAGATCCTATGGCTTCTACTAGTAGTACTGACGTGGCACGCAAAACAGAGATGGAAAATCAGAAGAATTTCACATTTTGGAAATTAATATACCGGCATATGGTCACAGGTCTTGATGCTGAACCTGAAATTCAAACTCCTCGTCCTGGAACGAATGCAGAAGAACAAGTAGATGATCTGCATCATACACATGGAAAGAATGACTCTTGTCAGGAAATTTCACAGGCAGATAAGGCCACGAGCATCAATGATCATGATGCAAGCAACCGGAAGCTTGAGTTCAGCCAAAGTGATGCCATTAAGCTGGTACAGCAAGCATTTGACAAGATCCTCTCTGAAATTCCAGACCATTCATCAGATGATCAAACAATTGTTAGTGAGAAAACTTCAGACCAGGAGCTCTTGTATCAGAAGCAAGATGAAGGCAAAGAGAACATCTCAACTTCCTCTAATTCCATTGAAGAGTGTATGGTACAGAATCAAGAAGAAATGAAGATTAAAAGTGATAAAGAAATTGCATCTGAAGAAGTGAAAGCAGCCCCAAAGGAAGGAAAAATGTCTGACAAGCAAATGCCAAGCAGCTGGAGCAATCTGAAAAAGATCATAATCCTCAGGAGATTTGTCAAGTCATTAGAGAAGGTGAGGAACTTAAAGCCAAAAACAATACCTTATCTTCCTACAGCCAAAGACCCAGAAGCACAAAAAATTCAACTGAGGCATCAAactgagaaagagagaaaaaacgCCGAGGAATGGATGCTTGACCATGCACTTCGTCAAGTGATTTCAACACTGGCTCCATCTCAGAAAAGAAAAGTTGCTATGTTGGTACAAGCTTTTGAAACCGTCATCCCAGCAGAAAATGGAGATGATGTAAGGTCCAATGCAGCAGCTTCTTCTCCTACAACTTCTGTTCAAGCCTATAATGAGTTCTCAGTTGACAATGGTGCTGGCACGCCAAATGAAAATGGTTCAGAAATCTCCCCGGGAAAACTATTGCAGTCTGAAATGGATTCCACAGATGATCGTGGCCAAGTCACTGTATCCAATATAGCATGCCAGAAATTGACAAAATCATCTCCGGATTCTAAAGAAACAAGTCTTATTTGTAGCAGCAAAGAACAACCGTTGTGTGTAGCAGGCTCAGAAATGAGCGGTACAGACATGAACAAAGAAGATACTAATGCAGTTGGTGAAAATAATGGGAATGAAGTTTCGATTGTCGACCTCTCTTTGTCAGAACTTGAAAAACCCAGACCAGCTGATAAGTCCTTAACTGATGAGGATGCAATAAGGGCTTCTAATGACAAAATTTTCCCAGTAAATGAAGAAGTTATCCCAAAGGAAAAAATTTCAGCTCCTAGCTCAGAAGTCTGCAATTCGGGTTCTGAATTTGATATAAAGGAGATGGATTTGGAATCTGGTGACTCAAGTAATTCACCTGATCAGCAACCTGGTACACCTGAATGGCCAACAGAAATTGGTGAAGGAGCTCAGCCAAAATATAAATTCCTCCATTCACCACTTGAACAACCCGAGTCAAATTTCGCAGCTGATATTTCTAAGTCGGAAAGACAAAAATACACGAGGCTTTGGTACTTAATATATAAGCACATGTTGTCCGGTGGTGCCACGGAAAATGGATCACAACGGCTTCAGAGTTTATCAGATGAGGAAGTACAAGGTGATGATGCCAGCAAACATTCTAGAGAGAACGACACTGATGGTCACAGTTCATTTGCAGCAGGTCAGGACATGATTGAGAATTACTCACCAGGCTGCAACAATGAGATTATAAAGCTGGTAGAAGAAGCCATTGATGAGATACCTCTCCCAGAAATTCAAAAAGACACATCAGATAATCAATCAGTTATTGGTGATGTAGTTCCGGATCTAGAACTTCCTGAGAAGAAACATGGTCAACAAGAGGTAAAAATCATCTCCAGTTCTACTGGTTCTGCTAAAGAGACTTCTGAAGAAGCTAAAACCATAAGAACAGAACTTTGTTCAACCTTGAATTCTAAAGAGAAAACATGGAGTTCTAAAAATGTCAACACCAAAATGGAAGCAAAAGGAGGGACAGATGCGGGAATTCAATCGAAGAAGAGAGTGCAGAGAAATTGGAGCAATCTGAAAAAATTAATCCTCCTCAGGAGATTTGTCAAGGCATTGGAAAAAGTCAGAGAATTTAACCCAAGGGGACCTAGATACCTGCCCGTAGATCCTGCAGCAGAATCAGAGAAAGTTCTCCTAAGGCATCAGAATATGGGAGACAGAAAAAATGCTGAAGAATGGATGTTAGATTATGCACTTCAACAAGTGGTTGCTAAACTAACTCCAGAAAGGAAGAGGCGAGTAGGGCTGCTTGTCGAAGCATTTGAGACCGTCATTCCGGCTATAAGTTGA
- the LOC107891348 gene encoding H/ACA ribonucleoprotein complex subunit 4 has protein sequence MSEVELSRSEKKKHKKKTAADADAKESDQDFMIKPQTTTPSIDTSQWPILLKNYDRLNVRTGHYTPLPSGFSPLKRPLAEYIRYGILNLDKPSNPSSHEVVAWIKRILRVEKTGHSGTLDPKVTGNLIVCIDRATRLVKSQQGAGKEYVCVARLHSKVPDVAKVARALESLTGAVFQRPPLISAVKRQLRIRTIYESKLLEYDVDRHLVVFWISCEAGTYVRTMCVHLGLILGVGGHMQELRRVRSGILGEKDNMVTMHDVMDAQWVYDNYRDETYLRRVIMPLEVLLTSYKRLVVKDSAVNAICYGAKLMIPGLLRFENDIEVGEEVVLMTTKGEAIALGIAEMTTAVMATCDHGVVAKIKRVVMDRDTYPRKWGLGPTASMKKKLIAEGKLDKHGKPNDSTPKEWLRNVALPTGGDSMVASLAASAEPAAVEKEKEDGEGRKRKLDDSSDSPAPVVGKKAKVEEGEAEVEKKEKKKKKHKKSEEDDDAETEEVEKEKKKKNKDKVEASSPDTEKSEKKKKKKSKESEETPVAVNGAGDDKSEKKKKKKKSKDAVEE, from the coding sequence ATGTCTGAGGTTGAGCTCTCTCGCTCAGAAAAGAAAAAGCACAAGAAAAAAACCGCGGCTGATGCTGACGCCAAAGAGTCCGACCAAGATTTCATGATCAAACCCCAGACCACCACTCCTTCCATCGACACTTCCCAGTGGCCTATCCTTCTAAAAAATTACGACCGCCTCAACGTTCGAACTGGCCACTACACTCCTCTTCCCTCCGGTTTCTCTCCCCTCAAGCGTCCCCTTGCTGAGTACATCAGGTACGGTATTTTGAACCTTGATAAACCTTCTAACCCTTCCTCTCATGAAGTGGTTGCTTGGATTAAGCGTATTTTGCGGGTCGAAAAGACTGGCCATAGTGGAACTTTGGACCCCAAAGTCACTGGGAATCTTATTGTATGCATCGATAGAGCCACTCGGCTTGTTAAATCCCAGCAGGGTGCAGGCAAAGAGTATGTCTGTGTTGCTCGCTTGCATTCCAAAGTGCCCGACGTGGCCAAGGTTGCTAGGGCTCTTGAAAGTTTGACTGGAGCTGTTTTTCAGAGGCCGCCCTTGATTTCGGCCGTTAAAAGACAGCTTAGGATTCGAACTATTTACGAAAGTAAGCTTCTTGAGTATGATGTGGATAGGCATTTGGTTGTTTTCTGGATTTCTTGCGAGGCGGGTACTTATGTTAGGACTATGTGTGTTCATTTGGGATTAATTCTTGGGGTTGGTGGGCATATGCAGGAACTTAGGAGGGTTAGGTCTGGGATTTTAGGTGAGAAAGATAATATGGTGACCATGCATGATGTTATGGATGCTCAATGGGTTTATGATAATTATAGAGATGAGACTTATTTGAGGAGGGTGATTATGCCTCTTGAAGTCCTTTTGACTAGTTATAAGAGGCTGGTTGTGAAGGACTCTGCTGTTAATGCTATTTGTTATGGGGCGAAGTTGATGATTCCTGGATTACTGAGGTTTGAGAATGACATTGAGGTTGGGGAGGAAGTTGTGTTAATGACGACAAAAGGAGAGGCAATTGCTCTGGGAATTGCTGAAATGACCACTGCGGTTATGGCTACTTGTGATCATGGTGTGGTGGCAAAGATTAAGAGGGTAGTTATGGACAGGGATACTTATCCGAGGAAGTGGGGCTTGGGGCCAACTGCATCCATGAAGAAGAAATTGATTGCAGAAGGCAAATTGGATAAGCATGGAAAGCCAAATGACAGCACTCCTAAAGAGTGGTTAAGAAATGTCGCGTTGCCAACTGGTGGGGATTCTATGGTTGCCAGCCTAGCAGCTTCTGCTGAACCTGCGGCGgtggaaaaggaaaaggaagatGGAGAGGGGCGCAAGCGCAAATTGGATGACAGCAGTGATAGCCCTGCTCCGGTTGTTGGTAAGAAAGCTAAGGTTGAGGAAGGTGAAGCTGAAGttgagaagaaagagaaaaagaagaagaaacataaGAAGAGTGAAGAGGATGATGATGCTGAAACTGAAGAGGttgagaaggaaaaaaagaagaagaacaagGATAAGGTTGAAGCTTCTTCACCAGATACAGAGAAGtctgagaagaagaagaagaagaagagcaagGAGAGCGAGGAGACTCCTGTTGCTGTTAATGGTGCAGGGGATGataaaagtgaaaagaaaaaaaagaagaaaaaaagcaaAGATGCAGTAGAGGAATAG
- the LOC107891345 gene encoding GTP-binding protein BRASSINAZOLE INSENSITIVE PALE GREEN 2, chloroplastic, translating to MAYLLSTTIVKLTPKLHYNTTRSILKTPLCFFSGVGDKKNKRNRVSIISLAVKDQAFHRTTEKIRGKISPKRGRNPVLSEGRDEDENYGPVCPGCGVFMQDKDPNLPGYYQKRKVVEGTLVENENVEDLEEHFEGGLEGLDDDDDVEEEEEEDFVDEVEGNFEGSDTEEDNLGKGDGFDWDSDEWEANFLKGEDDIEFDGFAPASVGYGNITEEIMEKSKRKRLSKAERKRMAREAQKEKEEVTVCARCHSLRNYGQVKNQSVENLIPDFDFDRLIATRLIKPTGNAGATVVVMVVDCVDFDGSFPKRAANSLFKLLENAQNDSKLSKKLPKLVLVATKVDLLPSQISPTRLDRWVRHRAKAGGAPKLNGVYLVSSRKDLGVKNLLAFIKELAGPRGNVWVIGAQNAGKSTLINAFAKREKANITRLTEAPVPGTTLGILRIGGILSAKAKMYDTPGLLHPYLMSMRLNRDEQKMVEIRKELKPRTYRVKVGQAVHVGGLMRLDLNYASVETIYVTIWASPNVSLHLGKVENADEIWKNHVGIRLQPPIGEDRASELGKWQEREVKVSGSSWDVNTIDIAAAGLGWFSLGLKGEATLALWTYDGVEITLREPLVLDRAPFLERPGFWLPKAVSDAIGSQSKLESQKRKKFEESTDDLSEVSA from the exons ATGGCATATCTGTTATCAACAACAATAGTCAAGCTGACCCCTAAGCTCCATTACAACACCACAAGAAGTATACTGAAAACCCCACTTTGCTTCTTCTCTG GAGTGGGTGACAAGAAGAATAAACGAAACAGAGTTTCTATTATTAGTTTAGCGGTAAAGGACCAAGCTTTTCATCGAACAACAGAGAAAATTCGTGGTAAAATCTCACCTAAAAGAGGAAGGAATCCGGTTTTGAGTGAGGGGAGAGATGAGGATGAGAATTATGGGCCTGTTTGCCCTGGTTGTGGAGTCTTTATGCAAGATAAAGATCCTAATCTTCCGGGGTATTATCAGAAAAGAAAGGTTGTTGAGGGGACACTAGTGGAGAATGAGAATGTAGAGGATCTGGAGGAGCATTTTGAGGGTGGACTTGAAGGgttggatgatgatgatgatgttgaagaagaagaagaagaggattttgtGGATGAAGTTGAGGGAAATTTTGAGGGAAGTGATACAGAAGAAGATAATTTGGGAAAGGGGGATGGGTTTGATTGGGATTCTGATGAATGGGAAGCTAATTTTTTAAAAGGAGAGGATGATATAGAGTTTGATGGTTTTGCTCCTGCAAGTGTTGGGTATGGTAACATTACAGAAGAGATTATGGAGAAGAGTAAAAGGAAGAGATTGTCAAAAGCAGAAAGGAAAAGGATGGCTCGGGAAGCACAGAAGGAGAAAGAAGAGGTTACTGTATGCGCGCGATGTCATTCTTTGAGGAACTATGGACAGGTGAAGAACCAATCTGTTGAAAATTTGATtcctgattttgattttgatagaCTAATAGCAACTAGGTTGATAAAGCCTACTGGGAATGCTGGTGCTACTGTTGTCGTTATGGTTGTTGATTGTGTTGATTTTGATGGTTCCTTTCCAAAGCGGGCTGCAAATTCGTTGTTCAAGTTGTTGGAAAATGCCCAAAATGACTCCAAACTTTCCAAAAAGTTGCCAAAACTTGTTCTAGTGGCTACAAAAGTTGACCTTCTCCCCTCACAAATCTCACCTACTAGGTTAGATAGATGGGTTAGGCACCGAGCCAAGGCTGGAGGGGCACCcaagcttaatggggtatatttggTTAGTTCCCGTAAGGATTTGGGTGTGAAGAATTTGTTGGCATTCATAAAGGAATTAGCAGGTCCTCGAGGTAATGTGTGGGTTATTGGGGCTCAAAATGCTGGGAAGTCTACTCTTATCAATGCATTTGCTAAGAGGGAAAAGGCAAATATAACAAGGCTTACAGAAGCTCCTGTTCCTGGGACAACTCTTGGGATTTTGCGAATTGGTGGAATTTTGTCGGCCAAGGCAAAGATGTATGATACTCCAGGGCTCCTACATCCGTATTTAATGTCTATGAGATTAAACAGGGATGAGCAGAAGATGGTTGAAATAAGGAAGGAGCTAAAACCTCGGACATATAGGGTGAAG GTAGGACAAGCTGTCCATGTTGGTGGCTTGATGAGACTGGATCTAAATTATGCTTCAGTAGAAACAATTTATGTTACAATTTGGGCATCGCCAAATGTTTCTCTGCACTTGGGAAAGGTTGAAAATGCTGATGAAATATGGAAGAACCATGTTGGTATCAGGTTGCAG CCACCCATTGGTGAAGACCGAGCTTCTGAATTAGGGAAATGGCAAGAGAGGGAAGTTAAAGTGTCTGGAAGTAGTTGGGATGTAAACACCATAGACATTGCAGCAGCTGGGTTAGGTTGGTTCTCCTTGGGTCTCAAGGGTGAAGCAACTTTGGCATTATGGACATATGATGGCGTTGAGATAACCTTGAGAGAGCCGTTAGTCCTTGACCGGGCACCATTTCTTGAAAGACCTGGATTTTGGCTACCAAAAGCTGTATCTGATGCCATTGGCAGCCAAAGTAAATTAGAAtcccaaaaaaggaaaaagtttgaGGAAAGTACAGACGACCTCTCTGAGGTTTCTGCTTGA